In Synechococcus sp. CB0101, a genomic segment contains:
- the moeB gene encoding molybdopterin-synthase adenylyltransferase MoeB — translation MLPPDTTGIELSPDEVARFARHLILPEVGMEGQKRLKASSVLCVGTGGLGSPLLLYLAAAGVGRIGIVDFDVVDHSNLQRQVIHGTSWVGKPKIESAKARILEINPHCQVDLYETALTSENALEIVRPYDIVCDGTDNFPTRYLVNDACVLLGKPNVYGSIFRFEGQATVFNLDAESPNYRDLFPEPPPPGMVPSCAEGGVVGVLPGIIGVIQATEAVKIITGIGTTLSGRLLLFDALGMKFRELKLRPNPERPVIDKLIDYQEFCGVGGSAPGQEEAGAVDNISVSELKVLLDGDTSGMVLIDVRNPPEAEIAVIPGATLIPLDQIENGTAVDRVKDLAAGKTLYVHCKLGGRSAKALIALKRHGIEGINVAGGIDAWSQEVDSSVPRY, via the coding sequence ATGCTTCCCCCCGACACCACCGGCATCGAGCTCAGCCCCGATGAGGTGGCCCGCTTTGCGCGCCATCTGATCCTGCCGGAGGTGGGCATGGAGGGGCAGAAGCGCCTCAAAGCCTCCTCGGTGCTGTGCGTGGGCACCGGTGGCCTCGGCTCACCGCTGCTGCTGTACCTGGCGGCAGCCGGCGTGGGCCGCATCGGCATCGTGGACTTCGATGTGGTGGATCACTCCAACCTGCAGCGCCAGGTGATCCACGGCACGAGCTGGGTGGGCAAGCCCAAGATCGAATCCGCCAAGGCGCGGATCCTCGAGATCAACCCCCACTGCCAGGTGGATCTCTACGAAACGGCACTCACCAGCGAGAACGCTCTGGAGATTGTTCGCCCGTACGACATCGTCTGCGACGGCACCGACAACTTCCCCACCCGCTACCTGGTGAACGACGCCTGCGTGCTGCTGGGCAAGCCCAACGTGTACGGCTCGATCTTCCGGTTTGAAGGCCAGGCCACGGTGTTCAACCTGGATGCCGAAAGCCCCAACTACCGCGACCTCTTCCCGGAGCCCCCGCCGCCGGGCATGGTTCCCTCCTGCGCCGAAGGCGGTGTGGTGGGTGTACTGCCCGGAATCATCGGCGTGATCCAGGCCACCGAAGCGGTGAAGATCATCACCGGCATCGGCACCACCCTCAGCGGCCGCCTGCTGCTGTTCGATGCCCTGGGCATGAAGTTCCGCGAGCTGAAGCTGCGGCCCAACCCGGAGCGCCCGGTGATCGACAAACTGATCGACTATCAGGAGTTCTGCGGCGTGGGCGGCAGCGCTCCGGGCCAAGAAGAGGCCGGCGCGGTGGACAACATCAGCGTGAGCGAGCTCAAGGTGCTGCTCGATGGCGACACCAGCGGCATGGTGTTGATCGACGTGCGCAACCCGCCTGAAGCGGAGATTGCCGTGATCCCTGGCGCCACCTTGATCCCCCTCGATCAGATCGAGAACGGCACCGCCGTGGACCGCGTGAAAGACCTGGCCGCCGGCAAAACCCTCTACGTGCACTGCAAGCTGGGCGGCCGCAGCGCCAAGGCCCTAATTGCTCTCAAGCGCCACGGCATCGAAGGCATCAACGTGGCCGGCGGCATCGACGCCTGGAGCCAAGAGGTGGACAGCTCAGTGCCGCGCTACTGA
- a CDS encoding Rho termination factor N-terminal domain-containing protein, with protein MHDFTFAIEVLLLGAGALGAISLLAQRRSVAAPPANSVVAHPPQPRRAQLEGCTVAELQQMARRQGLSRISRLRKAELIDQLINAAAQPSV; from the coding sequence ATGCACGATTTCACCTTTGCGATCGAGGTGCTGCTCCTGGGAGCAGGGGCTCTGGGGGCGATCAGCCTGCTCGCCCAGCGCCGCTCCGTTGCAGCGCCGCCAGCCAACAGCGTGGTTGCCCATCCACCTCAGCCTCGGCGTGCGCAATTGGAGGGCTGCACCGTGGCGGAACTGCAGCAGATGGCTCGCCGTCAGGGCCTCAGCCGCATCAGCCGCCTGCGCAAGGCTGAGTTGATCGATCAGCTGATCAACGCGGCAGCTCAGCCGTCGGTCTGA
- the larE gene encoding ATP-dependent sacrificial sulfur transferase LarE, translating to MPAQHPTVDGLEPAWQQALADLRASIARQPAALVAYSGGVDSALVAAIAAEQLGAQALAITGVSPALAPHLREEAQLQAQWMGIEHREIATSELNDPAYSSNPADRCYACKRELHTLLAEMRDAAAAAGFEAAVVLDGVNHDDLGDHRPGIRAAQERGVISPLAELGISKAGVRAISRALGFPWWDKPAQPCLASRFPYGEVISAERLQRVARAEAWLRQRGFAELRVRSQGEAARIELPPDQLPALLDTQLRPALVTAFLELGFTAVSLDLEGLVSGKLNRALPQP from the coding sequence ATGCCGGCACAGCACCCCACCGTGGACGGGCTCGAGCCCGCTTGGCAGCAGGCCCTGGCGGACCTGCGCGCCAGCATCGCCCGCCAGCCGGCGGCCTTGGTGGCCTACTCCGGCGGGGTCGACAGTGCCCTGGTGGCAGCGATCGCCGCGGAACAGCTGGGTGCACAAGCCCTAGCGATCACGGGGGTGTCACCGGCGCTGGCACCACACCTGCGCGAAGAGGCCCAACTGCAGGCGCAGTGGATGGGCATCGAGCACCGCGAAATCGCCACCTCAGAACTGAACGATCCGGCCTACAGCAGCAATCCGGCCGATCGTTGCTACGCCTGTAAACGAGAGCTCCACACCCTCCTGGCCGAGATGCGCGATGCCGCCGCCGCTGCAGGATTCGAGGCCGCCGTGGTGCTCGATGGGGTTAACCACGACGATCTGGGCGATCACCGCCCCGGCATCCGCGCGGCCCAGGAACGCGGCGTGATCTCCCCCCTGGCGGAGCTCGGCATCAGCAAAGCCGGGGTGCGCGCCATCTCCAGGGCCCTGGGCTTCCCCTGGTGGGATAAGCCGGCGCAGCCCTGCCTGGCCTCTCGCTTTCCCTACGGCGAGGTGATCAGCGCCGAGCGCCTGCAACGGGTGGCCCGCGCTGAAGCCTGGCTGCGGCAGCGGGGCTTTGCAGAGCTGCGGGTGCGCAGCCAAGGGGAGGCCGCCCGCATCGAACTACCACCCGATCAGCTACCGGCCTTGCTCGACACGCAGCTCCGACCAGCGCTGGTGACGGCCTTCCTCGAGCTGGGCTTCACCGCCGTGAGCCTGGATCTCGAGGGTCTGGTGAGCGGCAAACTCAACCGCGCTCTGCCGCAGCCCTGA
- a CDS encoding cation:proton antiporter, producing the protein MQGHEMQIATLFVAVALAAWLPSLLPWLAIPAPVLELLLGIAIGPHGFNLNSNGPVITLISTLGMAVLFLRAGFEVEPEMVRGRALKLAWNGWLASAGFAVVAAAGLVIAGAFPAGAWPWIALALSTTALGVVQPLLRDRGSLPDGYGQTLVVAAGFGEVMPTLLLSLVVARADRIADQGLAILGFSGLCALLLWLVIRHRHRWEGFVERTMHDSAQLPIRLVMGLLVLMVVISNLVQINLVLGALVTGVLLRFGTNTSHQQALADRLDGLGSGFLIPLFFIQSGMLLDFSVLARDPLSIAWIPVVAALMLLVRGGPMWWLDRPWLPQRARLALALDCGTQLPLVVAIAMLALQRQVLTSTQSTLLVAGAMLTVLVFPAAATRLLRPTAELPR; encoded by the coding sequence ATGCAAGGCCACGAGATGCAGATCGCCACGCTGTTTGTGGCTGTGGCGCTGGCGGCCTGGCTGCCATCCCTGCTGCCCTGGCTGGCCATTCCGGCACCGGTGCTGGAATTGCTGCTCGGCATCGCCATCGGCCCCCATGGCTTCAACCTCAACAGCAATGGTCCGGTGATCACCTTGATCTCCACGCTGGGGATGGCGGTGCTGTTCCTGCGGGCCGGCTTTGAAGTGGAGCCGGAGATGGTGCGCGGCCGGGCCCTGAAGCTGGCCTGGAACGGCTGGCTGGCTTCTGCGGGTTTCGCCGTTGTGGCAGCGGCGGGGCTGGTGATCGCAGGAGCGTTCCCGGCCGGAGCCTGGCCATGGATCGCCCTGGCGCTGAGCACCACAGCCCTTGGCGTGGTGCAGCCCCTGCTGCGCGACCGCGGCTCGCTACCGGATGGATACGGCCAAACCCTGGTGGTGGCGGCGGGATTCGGCGAAGTGATGCCCACACTGCTGCTCAGCCTGGTGGTGGCCCGGGCTGATCGCATCGCGGATCAGGGGCTGGCGATCCTGGGCTTCAGCGGGCTGTGCGCCCTGTTGCTCTGGCTGGTGATCCGCCACCGACACCGCTGGGAAGGCTTTGTGGAGCGCACCATGCACGATTCGGCCCAGCTGCCGATCCGCCTGGTGATGGGGCTGCTGGTGTTGATGGTGGTGATCAGCAACCTGGTGCAGATCAACCTCGTGCTGGGGGCGCTGGTGACCGGCGTGCTGCTGCGCTTCGGCACCAACACATCCCATCAACAAGCCCTGGCCGATCGCCTGGATGGCCTGGGGAGTGGCTTTCTGATCCCACTCTTTTTCATCCAATCCGGGATGCTCCTCGATTTCAGCGTCCTGGCACGGGATCCCCTCTCCATCGCCTGGATCCCGGTGGTGGCGGCGCTGATGCTGCTGGTGCGCGGCGGGCCGATGTGGTGGCTGGATCGCCCTTGGCTGCCGCAGCGGGCGCGCCTAGCCCTCGCCCTCGACTGCGGCACGCAGCTGCCGCTGGTGGTGGCCATTGCCATGCTTGCGCTGCAGCGCCAGGTGCTGACCTCAACCCAATCCACCCTGCTGGTGGCAGGCGCGATGCTCACCGTGCTGGTGTTTCCAGCCGCTGCAACCCGCCTGCTCAGACCGACGGCTGAGCTGCCGCGTTGA
- the recF gene encoding DNA replication/repair protein RecF, producing MRQFRNYSGLSLAFEAPRLLVIGRNGEGKSNLLEAVELLGSLRSHRCSSDRDLIRQGERQALISASCEGGDLLELELRLQGGRQARRNGKVLERQHELIGPLRCVGFSALDLELVRGEPALRRQWLDRVVLQLEPVYAELLSRYGRLLRQRSQLLRRGLGAGMQPELLEAFDQQMALIGTRLHRRRLRALRRLQPLAAAWQERLSGGREQLQLRYRPGSQLEGEEAEGPWRDALLEQLRQQRPEELRLGQCSVGPHRDEVALELGDQPARRYGSAGQQRTLVLALKLAELELVHQLWGEPPLLLLDDVLAELDPGRQQLLLEAVGEGHQCLVSATHLGAFSGGWHQRSQVVTVEAGSLRPGQ from the coding sequence CTGCGCCAGTTCCGCAACTACAGCGGCCTGAGCCTCGCCTTTGAGGCGCCGCGGTTGCTGGTGATCGGCCGCAACGGCGAGGGCAAATCCAATCTGCTGGAGGCGGTGGAGCTGTTGGGCAGCCTGCGCTCCCACCGCTGCAGCAGCGATCGCGATCTGATCCGCCAGGGGGAGCGCCAGGCGTTGATCAGCGCCAGCTGTGAAGGGGGCGATCTGCTGGAGCTGGAGCTGCGTCTTCAGGGGGGGCGCCAGGCGCGGCGCAACGGCAAGGTGCTCGAGCGTCAGCATGAGTTGATCGGGCCGCTGCGCTGCGTGGGGTTCAGCGCCCTCGATCTGGAGCTGGTGCGCGGTGAGCCGGCCCTGCGGCGCCAGTGGCTGGATCGGGTGGTGCTGCAGCTCGAGCCGGTGTATGCCGAGCTGCTCAGCCGCTATGGCCGCTTGCTGCGGCAACGCTCGCAACTGTTGCGGCGCGGTTTGGGGGCGGGGATGCAACCCGAGCTGCTGGAGGCGTTTGACCAGCAGATGGCCCTGATCGGCACCCGCCTGCATCGCCGCCGCCTGCGGGCGTTGCGGCGCCTGCAGCCGCTGGCGGCCGCCTGGCAGGAGCGCCTCAGTGGTGGCCGCGAGCAGCTGCAGCTGCGTTACCGGCCTGGCAGTCAGCTGGAGGGGGAGGAGGCAGAGGGGCCTTGGCGCGATGCGCTGCTGGAGCAGCTGCGGCAGCAGCGGCCCGAGGAGCTGCGGCTTGGCCAGTGCAGCGTGGGCCCCCATCGCGATGAGGTGGCGCTGGAGCTGGGGGATCAGCCGGCCCGCCGCTATGGATCAGCGGGGCAGCAGCGCACCTTGGTGTTGGCCTTGAAGCTGGCGGAGCTGGAGCTGGTGCATCAGCTTTGGGGTGAACCGCCACTGCTGCTCCTCGACGACGTGCTCGCGGAGCTAGATCCAGGCCGCCAGCAGCTGTTGTTGGAAGCTGTGGGGGAGGGCCACCAGTGCCTGGTGAGTGCCACGCATCTGGGGGCCTTCAGCGGCGGCTGGCATCAGCGTTCGCAGGTGGTGACCGTTGAGGCCGGATCGCTGCGGCCCGGCCAGTAA
- the speD gene encoding adenosylmethionine decarboxylase has translation MTQAACLHPNPGWTGAETFSASPQAPSATEMVGKHCILELYNCDPAKLDDEAFLRNAITTAAKRAGATLLNLITHRFDPQGVTGLALLAESHISIHTWPESGYAAVDVFTCGDHTMPERACIVLSEELDAGNYKLKSFRRETPGSVAGAEREPALAAA, from the coding sequence ATGACCCAAGCGGCCTGCCTCCACCCCAACCCGGGATGGACCGGAGCTGAGACCTTCTCCGCGAGCCCCCAAGCACCCAGTGCCACCGAAATGGTGGGTAAACACTGCATTCTCGAGCTGTACAACTGCGATCCCGCCAAGCTCGACGACGAGGCTTTCCTCAGGAACGCCATCACCACCGCTGCGAAGCGTGCTGGCGCCACTCTCCTGAACCTGATCACCCACCGGTTTGACCCCCAGGGTGTGACGGGGCTGGCTCTATTGGCCGAATCCCATATTTCGATCCACACCTGGCCTGAATCGGGCTATGCCGCTGTGGACGTGTTCACCTGCGGTGACCACACCATGCCCGAACGCGCCTGCATCGTGCTCAGTGAAGAGCTCGACGCCGGAAACTACAAGCTCAAGAGCTTCCGCCGCGAAACCCCCGGTTCCGTGGCTGGTGCTGAGCGCGAACCGGCTCTGGCTGCTGCCTGA
- the gshA gene encoding glutamate--cysteine ligase, producing the protein MSHPLLLKGFEVELYTGRADGTVVGCSAEAAAALDGFVTEPDCRNLEYTTPPAASYATQLELLLEPRLRLRRWLADRQLTMLPGSTLSTGDSHRFERSNPNNPYHAYIEATYGTRVVTASVHINLGLTEMEALFAACRLVRCEAALLLALSASSPFLDGQATGAHSQRWLQFPITPQQVPLFASHQHYVSWVEEQLQLGTMQNVRHLWTSVRPNGDNRPHDLNRLEIRICDLIADPLLLLAITAFAELRIHQLLRDPAAHDPQQASSLSLEQLAELADANDRAAARSSLDAELRHWRSGEPLLARHWLAAELEAMAPLAQQLELEGWLAPLQRVLQEGNQAQQWIAAHGAGADVATLIAAGAAEMAQRESELTAVLATDGVATLG; encoded by the coding sequence ATGAGCCATCCCCTGTTGCTCAAGGGCTTCGAGGTGGAGCTCTACACCGGCCGCGCCGACGGCACGGTGGTGGGTTGTTCAGCGGAGGCGGCTGCGGCCCTCGATGGGTTCGTGACCGAACCCGACTGCCGCAACCTCGAATACACCACCCCCCCGGCTGCCAGCTACGCCACCCAGCTGGAGCTGCTGCTGGAGCCGCGCCTGCGCCTGCGCCGCTGGCTGGCGGATCGCCAGCTCACGATGTTGCCCGGCAGCACCCTGAGCACCGGCGATAGCCATCGCTTCGAGCGATCCAATCCCAACAACCCTTATCACGCCTACATCGAGGCCACCTACGGCACCCGGGTGGTGACTGCCAGCGTGCACATCAATCTTGGCCTCACCGAGATGGAGGCCCTGTTTGCGGCCTGCCGTTTGGTGCGCTGCGAAGCGGCGCTGCTGCTCGCCCTGAGTGCCAGTTCACCGTTTCTCGATGGTCAGGCCACCGGTGCCCACTCCCAGCGCTGGCTGCAGTTTCCGATTACCCCGCAGCAGGTGCCGCTGTTTGCAAGTCACCAGCACTACGTGAGCTGGGTGGAGGAGCAGTTGCAGCTGGGCACCATGCAAAACGTGCGCCATCTGTGGACCTCCGTGCGGCCCAACGGCGACAACCGCCCCCACGATCTCAATCGGCTTGAGATCCGCATCTGTGATCTGATCGCCGATCCGCTGCTGCTGCTGGCGATCACGGCGTTCGCTGAGCTGCGCATCCATCAGCTGCTCCGCGATCCGGCGGCTCACGACCCCCAGCAGGCCAGCAGCCTCAGCCTCGAGCAGCTGGCCGAGCTCGCCGATGCCAACGATCGGGCCGCTGCCCGCAGCAGCCTTGATGCGGAGCTGCGCCACTGGCGCAGCGGCGAACCGCTGCTGGCCCGCCACTGGCTGGCGGCTGAGCTTGAGGCCATGGCCCCCCTGGCCCAGCAGCTGGAGCTGGAGGGCTGGTTGGCGCCGTTGCAGCGCGTGTTGCAGGAGGGCAATCAGGCACAGCAATGGATCGCGGCCCATGGCGCCGGTGCTGATGTGGCGACCTTGATCGCGGCTGGTGCGGCGGAAATGGCCCAGCGCGAAAGCGAGCTCACGGCCGTGCTTGCAACAGACGGCGTGGCCACTTTGGGATGA
- the ppc gene encoding phosphoenolpyruvate carboxylase produces the protein MIMANVSASHSSMGLTLTANEASAVAVEPRVTRLLDERLELVEDLWQTVLRSECPSQQAERLLRMKELSCAVDGVPGDASNSEAVARSTAEIIELIRDMDLAEAIAAARAFSLYFQLVNILEQHIEEDSYLASLRAHHPEDLNDPFVPPLASQSEPATFRELFTRLRALGVPPAQIEQLLVELDIRLVFTAHPTEIVRHTVRHKQRRVAALIQQLQQSQPTNLNDHQNLRLQLEEEIRLWWRTDELHQFKPSVLDEVDYALHYFQQVLFGAMPQLRQRIRNALTATYPDVAPPSDAFCTFGSWVGSDRDGNPSVTPDITWRTACYQRQLMLERYVAAVGDLRDQLSISMQWSQVSAPLLESLEMDRLRFPEIYEERAARYRLEPYRLKLSYVLERLRLTHQRNQQLASAGWEAPGETRPPLPEFGQGVLAAAPTPELHYATVTEFRTDLELINDSLQGTGLSCEPLENLIAQVHTFAFCLASLDIRQESTRHSDALDELTRYLQLPVPYGEMEEAQRVEWLLTELQTRRPLIPPAVEWSPATAETFDVLRVVHRLQQEFGSRICRTYVISMSHTVSDLLEVLLLAKEAGLVDPMAQRSDLLVVPLFETVEDLKAAPAVMERLFSEPFYRQLIASTSPTGKPLQELMLGYSDSNKDSGFLSSNWEIHQAQIALQQLATRHSVALRIFHGRGGSVGRGGGPAYQAILAQPSGTLNGRIKITEQGEVLASKYSLPELALYNLETVSTAVIQNSLITSHVDDTPDWNELMARLAASSRSHYRALVHDNPDLVAFFQQVTPIEEISKLQISSRPARRKSGAKDLSSLRAIPWVFGWTQSRFLLPSWFGVGAALQEELDGDPGQLELFQQLYQRWPFFRMLISKVEMTLSKVDLDLAHHYVRSLGRPELREAFEQIFGVIAKEFALTRDLVLAITGHQRLLDGDPALQLSVELRNRTIIPLGYLQVALLRRLRDQNRQPPMSEAAASDDGRTYSRSELLRGALLTINGIAAGMRNTG, from the coding sequence ATGATCATGGCCAACGTCTCTGCCTCGCACAGTTCCATGGGGCTCACCCTCACCGCCAACGAAGCCTCTGCTGTCGCGGTTGAGCCCAGGGTCACGCGTCTGCTTGATGAGCGCCTCGAGCTGGTGGAAGACCTCTGGCAGACGGTGCTGCGCAGTGAATGTCCGTCGCAGCAGGCGGAGCGGTTGCTCCGCATGAAGGAGCTGAGTTGCGCGGTTGATGGTGTGCCCGGCGATGCGTCCAACTCGGAGGCGGTGGCGCGCTCCACTGCGGAAATCATCGAACTGATCCGCGATATGGATCTGGCGGAGGCGATCGCCGCTGCCCGGGCCTTCTCGCTCTATTTCCAGCTGGTCAACATCCTCGAACAGCACATCGAGGAAGACAGCTACCTGGCCAGCCTGCGGGCCCATCACCCTGAGGATCTCAACGATCCCTTCGTGCCGCCCCTGGCCAGCCAGAGCGAGCCGGCCACATTCCGCGAGTTGTTCACCCGCCTGCGGGCCCTCGGCGTTCCGCCTGCCCAGATCGAGCAGCTGCTGGTGGAGCTCGACATCCGCCTGGTGTTCACCGCTCACCCCACCGAGATCGTGCGCCACACGGTGCGCCATAAACAGCGCCGCGTCGCTGCCCTGATCCAGCAGCTGCAGCAGAGCCAGCCCACCAACCTCAACGACCATCAGAACCTGCGCCTGCAGCTCGAGGAGGAGATCCGGCTGTGGTGGCGCACCGATGAACTGCACCAGTTCAAGCCTTCGGTGCTGGATGAAGTGGATTACGCCCTCCACTACTTCCAACAAGTGCTGTTTGGCGCCATGCCGCAGTTGCGGCAGCGCATCCGCAATGCCCTCACCGCCACCTACCCCGATGTGGCGCCCCCCAGTGACGCCTTCTGCACCTTCGGCTCCTGGGTGGGTTCCGACCGCGATGGCAATCCGTCGGTCACCCCCGACATCACCTGGCGCACCGCTTGCTATCAGCGCCAGCTGATGCTCGAGCGCTACGTGGCGGCCGTGGGCGATCTGCGGGATCAGCTCAGCATCTCGATGCAGTGGAGCCAGGTGAGCGCGCCGCTGCTCGAATCGCTGGAGATGGACCGGCTGCGTTTCCCCGAGATTTACGAGGAGCGCGCCGCCCGTTACCGGCTCGAGCCCTACCGCCTCAAGCTCAGCTATGTGCTCGAGCGGTTGCGGCTCACCCATCAGCGCAATCAGCAGCTCGCCAGTGCCGGTTGGGAAGCCCCCGGTGAAACCCGTCCGCCCTTGCCGGAATTCGGCCAGGGCGTGCTCGCGGCCGCACCGACGCCGGAGCTGCACTACGCCACGGTGACCGAATTCCGTACGGATCTGGAGCTGATCAACGACAGCCTTCAGGGCACGGGCCTCAGCTGTGAGCCCCTCGAGAACCTGATCGCACAGGTGCACACCTTTGCCTTCTGCCTGGCCAGCCTTGATATCCGCCAGGAGAGCACCCGCCACAGCGATGCTCTCGATGAGCTGACCCGCTACCTGCAGCTGCCGGTGCCCTACGGCGAGATGGAGGAGGCTCAGCGGGTGGAGTGGCTGCTCACCGAGCTGCAGACCCGCCGCCCCCTGATCCCGCCTGCGGTGGAGTGGAGCCCGGCCACGGCTGAAACCTTCGACGTGCTGCGGGTGGTGCATCGCCTGCAGCAGGAATTCGGCAGCCGCATCTGCCGCACCTATGTGATCTCGATGAGCCACACGGTGTCGGATCTGCTGGAGGTGCTGCTGCTGGCCAAGGAGGCCGGCCTGGTGGATCCGATGGCGCAGCGCTCCGATCTGCTGGTGGTGCCTTTGTTTGAAACGGTGGAAGACCTCAAAGCCGCCCCGGCGGTGATGGAGCGGCTGTTCAGCGAGCCCTTCTACCGGCAGCTGATCGCCAGCACCAGCCCCACCGGCAAGCCCCTGCAGGAGTTGATGCTCGGCTATTCCGACAGCAACAAGGACTCCGGCTTCCTCTCCAGCAACTGGGAGATTCACCAGGCCCAGATCGCCCTGCAGCAGCTGGCCACCCGCCACAGCGTGGCGCTGCGCATCTTCCACGGCCGCGGCGGGTCGGTGGGTCGCGGCGGTGGCCCTGCTTATCAGGCGATCCTGGCCCAGCCGAGCGGCACCCTCAACGGCCGCATCAAGATCACCGAGCAGGGTGAAGTGCTCGCCTCGAAATACTCCCTGCCCGAGCTGGCGCTTTACAACCTCGAAACCGTGTCTACCGCGGTGATCCAGAACAGCCTGATCACCAGCCATGTGGATGACACCCCTGACTGGAACGAGCTGATGGCTCGCCTGGCGGCCTCCTCCCGCAGCCACTACCGCGCCCTGGTGCACGACAACCCGGATCTGGTGGCCTTCTTCCAGCAGGTCACCCCGATCGAGGAGATCAGCAAGTTGCAGATCTCCAGCCGTCCGGCCCGCCGCAAGAGCGGCGCCAAAGACCTCTCCAGCCTGCGGGCGATCCCCTGGGTGTTCGGCTGGACCCAAAGCCGCTTCCTGCTGCCCAGTTGGTTTGGTGTGGGCGCGGCTCTGCAGGAGGAGCTGGATGGCGATCCTGGGCAGCTGGAGCTGTTCCAGCAGCTTTATCAGCGCTGGCCCTTCTTCCGGATGCTGATTTCCAAGGTGGAGATGACCCTCTCCAAGGTGGATCTGGATCTGGCCCATCACTACGTGCGCTCCCTGGGGCGGCCCGAGCTGCGGGAAGCCTTTGAGCAGATCTTTGGGGTGATCGCCAAGGAATTTGCCCTCACCCGCGATCTGGTGCTGGCGATCACGGGCCATCAGCGCCTGCTGGATGGCGATCCGGCCCTGCAGCTCTCGGTGGAGCTGCGCAATCGCACGATCATTCCCCTGGGCTACCTGCAGGTGGCCCTGCTGCGTCGTCTGCGGGATCAGAACCGCCAGCCCCCCATGAGCGAAGCCGCCGCCAGCGACGACGGCCGCACCTACAGCCGCAGCGAGCTGCTGCGCGGAGCCCTGCTCACCATCAATGGCATTGCCGCTGGCATGCGCAACACCGGCTGA
- a CDS encoding cob(I)yrinic acid a,c-diamide adenosyltransferase, which yields MAPQATSATTTSRGTGRGIGIRTAAGSSERSHGQLHVYDGEGKGKSQAALGVVLRTIGLGICEQKQTRVLLLRFLKGPGRAYDEDAAIEALQQGFPHLIDQVRTGRGEFFGADQVTRIDIQEAERGWTIAKGAIASDLYSVVVLDELNPVLDLGLLDVDEVVRTLAAKPAGMEVIVTGRGAPRSLVQIADLHSEMRAHRRQDTPPADFDGEALAAGIDGIEVYTGEGKGKSTSALGKALQAIGRGISQDKSHRVLILQWLKGGSGYTEDAAIAALRESYPHLVDHLRSGRDAIVWRGQQQPIDYVEAERAWEIARAAISSGLYKTVILDEINPTVDLELLPVEPIVQTLLRKPSETEVILTGRCKHPPAYFDLASVHSEMVCHKHYAERGVDLKRGVDY from the coding sequence ATGGCCCCGCAGGCAACTTCCGCCACCACAACAAGCCGCGGTACCGGGCGTGGCATCGGTATCCGCACCGCTGCCGGCAGCAGTGAGCGCAGCCACGGCCAGCTGCACGTGTACGACGGTGAGGGCAAGGGCAAGAGCCAGGCAGCCCTGGGTGTGGTGCTGCGCACGATTGGCCTCGGCATCTGCGAGCAGAAGCAAACGCGCGTGCTGCTGCTGCGCTTCCTCAAGGGGCCCGGCCGCGCCTACGACGAAGACGCCGCGATTGAGGCGCTGCAGCAGGGCTTTCCCCATCTGATTGATCAGGTGCGCACCGGCCGTGGTGAGTTCTTCGGGGCTGATCAGGTCACGCGCATCGATATCCAGGAGGCCGAGCGCGGCTGGACGATCGCCAAGGGCGCGATTGCGAGCGATCTCTATTCGGTGGTGGTGCTCGATGAGCTCAACCCCGTTCTGGATCTGGGCCTGCTCGATGTGGACGAGGTGGTGCGCACCCTGGCCGCCAAACCCGCCGGTATGGAGGTGATCGTGACCGGCCGCGGCGCCCCGCGTTCGCTCGTGCAGATCGCCGATCTCCATTCAGAGATGCGCGCCCACCGCCGCCAAGACACCCCTCCTGCCGATTTCGATGGAGAAGCACTCGCGGCCGGCATCGATGGCATCGAGGTGTACACAGGAGAGGGCAAGGGCAAATCCACCAGCGCCCTGGGCAAGGCCCTGCAGGCCATCGGCCGCGGCATCAGCCAGGACAAGAGCCACCGGGTGCTGATCCTGCAGTGGCTCAAAGGCGGCAGCGGCTACACCGAAGATGCGGCGATTGCGGCCCTGCGCGAGAGCTATCCCCACCTGGTGGATCACCTGCGCTCGGGTCGTGATGCCATCGTCTGGCGCGGCCAGCAGCAGCCGATCGACTACGTGGAGGCCGAGCGGGCCTGGGAGATCGCCAGAGCTGCGATTTCCAGCGGCCTCTACAAGACCGTGATCCTCGATGAGATCAACCCCACCGTGGATCTCGAGCTGTTGCCGGTGGAGCCGATCGTGCAAACGCTGTTGCGCAAGCCCTCGGAAACTGAGGTGATCCTCACGGGCCGCTGCAAGCACCCACCGGCCTATTTCGATCTGGCCAGCGTGCACTCCGAGATGGTGTGCCACAAGCACTACGCCGAGCGTGGCGTGGATCTCAAGCGTGGCGTGGATTACTGA